The proteins below are encoded in one region of Cololabis saira isolate AMF1-May2022 chromosome 11, fColSai1.1, whole genome shotgun sequence:
- the si:dkey-175m17.6 gene encoding N-acetyllactosaminide beta-1,3-N-acetylglucosaminyltransferase 2 yields MGKCCKCNSRLLCMCLLPFMMTGHLLIYIMVSIFVTMSYAPPKITIHYIAPGISANSSALASHPLGPFWNLQLEDRAMWNQLQHAWDRENNPILRGNTTGISRKPRAQLLTEIARTHDLNSFPEHMGAFIRSMHCREYPLLINQPEMCRRSSDGSGVDSPVLLMAIKSQVGNFENRQAIRETWGHSGMVEGNSNKKGGLVRTVFLLGRQDSSTGPHPDLKNLLELENQKYGDILQWDFRDSFFNLTLKDLLLWQWLQLYCPTATFVFKGDDDVFVRTDVLLDYLLTKKKEHILWKGNTNKTDMDLFVGDVISNAMPNREPSTKYYIPESFYKGMYPPYAGGGGVVYSGSLAFRLKEVSELVRLFPIDDVYLGMCLQRLGLSPSHHPGFLTFDLPVTDRGNPCAYKSVLLVHRRSPKEMLTLWKQLQSMPDQC; encoded by the coding sequence ATGGGAAAATGCTGCAAATGCAACAGCAGACTACTGTGCATGTGTCTGCTGCCTTTTATGATGACTGGCCACCTTCTGATTTATATCATGGTGTCCATCTTCGTCACCATGTCCTACGCTCCTCCAAAAATAACCATTCACTATATCGCCCCTGGGATTTCAGCTAATTCTTCAGCTCTGGCCTCTCACCCACTTGGCCCTTTCTGGAACCTTCAATTGGAGGATCGTGCAATGTGGAACCAGTTGCAGCATGCTTGGGACCGTGAGAACAATCCGATACTGAGAGGAAACACGACTGGGATAAGCAGAAAACCAAGAGCTCAACTTTTAACAGAAATTGCTCGTACACACGACCTGAACAGCTTTCCAGAACATATGGGGGCATTTATCAGGTCAATGCACTGCAGGGAGTATCCCCTCCTTATCAATCAGCCTGAAATGTGTAGAAGGAGCAGTGATGGCTCTGGGGTGGACTCTCCTGTTCTTCTCATGGCCATTAAATCTCAAGTGGGGAACTTTGAAAACAGACAGGCCATTCGTGAAACATGGGGACACAGTGGTATGGTGGAGGGGAATTCAAACAAAAAAGGGGGACTAGTCCGCACAGTTTTCCTGCTTGGAAGACAGGATTCAAGTACAGGTCCTCACCCAGACCTGAAAAACCTCTTGGAGCTTGAGAACCAAAAGTATGGGGATATCCTACAGTGGGatttcagagacagtttcttcaaTTTGACCTTAAAGGACCTGCTGCTCTGGCAGTGGCTCCAGCTGTACTGCCCCACTGCCACCTTTGTCTTCAAAGGGGATGATGATGTCTTTGTTCGAACAGATGTCCTTCTGGACTACCTGCTGACAAAGAAGAAGGAGCACATCCTGTGGAAAGGTAATACAAACAAAACTGACATGGATTTGTTTGTTGGGGATGTAATCAGTAATGCAATGCCAAACCGTGAGCCATCCACCAAATACTACATACCAGAAAGTTTCTACAAAGGCATGTACCCACCATATGCGGGCGGAGGTGGGGTTGTGTATTCTGGCTCACTTGCATTTCGTTTGAAAGAGGTGTCTGAGTTGGTCCGCCTTTTCCCAATTGATGATGTTTATCTTGGCATGTGCTTGCAAAGACTCGGGCTCTCTCCGAGCCATCACCCTGGATTTTTAACATTTGATCTTCCGGTCACAGACAGAGGAAACCCCTGTGCGTACAAATCTGTTCTGCTTGTTCACAGACGGAGTCCCAAGGAGATGCTTACACTATGGAAACAGCTCCAGAGTATGCCCGATCAATGCTGA
- the LOC133454458 gene encoding heat shock protein 30-like — protein sequence MLSVWTLSTENTEDADPPASSEPFHGPLRILWPEVRPLNYQQDLLQRNLQEVMDKLQDRILEETEPFQSSVSRQPGSYQLQKEGESFGLTLDTHGFSPEELSVRQVGRKLTVSGKSEKKQDGKDSYSYRLHEFRQELDLPEGVNPKTVTCYLSPDGKVHIQESKAPIVEEAERELTIKRSSEEETQHSVCSQTEGSRAETHN from the exons ATGCTATCTGTCTG GACACTCAGCACTGAAAACACTGAAGATGCTGATCCTCCGGCCAGCTCTGAGCCCTTTCATGGACCTCTACGTATTCTGTGGCCAGAGGTCAGACCTCTGAACTACCAGCAGGACCTCCTGCAGAGAAACCTACAGGAGGTGATGGACAAACTCCAAGACAGGATCCTGGAGGAGACTGAGCCTTTCCAGAGCAGCGTGTCCCGGCAACCAGGTTCCTACCAGCTGCAGAAAGAGGGAGAGTCCTTTGGCCTGACGCTGGACACACACGGCTTCTCTCCAGAGGAGCTGTCTGTCAGACAGGTGGGGAGGAAGCTGACAGTCAGTGGGAAGTCTGAGAAGAAGCAGGACGGGAAAGACTCCTACTCTTATAGACTCCATGAGTTCAGACAAGAGTTAGATCTGCCTGAAGGAGTGAACCCTAAAACCGTCACCTGCTACCTGTCTCCAGACGGAAAAGTCCACATCCAGGAAAGCAAAGCTCCAATTGTTGAGGAGGCTGAGAGAGAGCTGACTATCAAGAGGAGCTCAGAGGAGGAAACCCAGCACAGTGTGTGTTCACAGACAGAAGGCAGCAGAGCAGAGACACACAACTGA
- the LOC133454459 gene encoding heat shock protein 30-like, producing MDKLQDRILEETEPFQSSVSLQPGSYQLQKERESFGLTLDTHGFSPEELSVRQGRKLTVSGKSEKKHEDGKDSYSYRLHEFRQELDLPEGVNPSQTEGSRAETHN from the coding sequence ATGGACAAACTCCAAGACAGGATCCTGGAGGAGACTGAGCCTTTCCAGAGCAGTGTGTCCCTGCAACCAGGTTCCTACCAGctgcagaaagagagagagtccTTTGGCCTGACGCTGGACACACACGGCTTCTCTCCAGAGGAGCTGTCTGTCAGACAGGGCAGGAAGCTGACAGTCAGTGGGAAGTCAGAGAAGAAGCATGAGGACGGGAAAGACTCCTACTCTTATAGACTCCATGAGTTCAGACAGGAGTTGGATCTGCCTGAAGGAGTGAACCCCTCACAGACAGAAGGCAGCAGAGCAGAGACACACAACTGA